A part of Aspergillus oryzae RIB40 DNA, chromosome 7 genomic DNA contains:
- a CDS encoding putative AP-2 adaptor complex subunit beta (vesicle coat complex AP-1/AP-2/AP-4, beta subunit): MSSGGGDAKLFARGKVAELRQELHSGGKKDKNYSAKKIALKKIVANMTMSNNDMVALFPDVIECMNLPSLEIKKMCFLFLVNYSRMKPDIALKALPILVNDMEDTNPLVRALALRTISYVHVREFVEATVQPVKRLMGDMDPYVRKTSAFCVAKLYEHDRKMVESSDLIDRLNHMLKDENPTVVSSVLASLNDIWGRSETISLTIDYTSASKLVSILPDCSEWGQTYILEALMSYVPQDSAEALLLAERVAPRLSHSNSAVVLTSIRVILYLMNYIADERHVTSLAKKLSPPLVTLLSKPPEVQYLALRNAILILQKRPEVLRNDIRVFFCNYNDPIYVKVTKLELIFMLTTKENISVVLAELREYATEIDVHFVRKAVRAIGKLAIKIESAAKECIDTLLELVNAKIPYIVQEATVVIRNIFRKYPNQYESIIGRIIQNIDELDEPEAKAAIIWIIGQYADRIENSDGLLQDYLATFHDETVEVQLALLTATVKFFIQRPTKGQQLVPQVLKWCTEETDDPDLRDRGYMYWRLLSTDPATARQVVMGQKPPISAESEKLDSRTLEELCLNVGTLATVYLKPVQQVFRSARTRRLQYSPALQKPRNDDGSNAWQYPVSPSSATPVTPTSAANGAAPAPGDMNAAVNAADSYFNSVGTQQMAALDLGGRGDGIGGGGAPQTQYIVSQNQQQVYQPQLAGGAATGELLLL, translated from the exons ATGAGCTCCGGCGGAGGAGATGCGAAGCTGTTCGCTAGG GGTAAAGTCGCGGAGTTGCGACAAGAACTCCATAGCGGcggcaagaaggacaagaactACTCCGCGAAAAAGATCGccctcaagaagatcgtcgcAAACATGACGATGAGCAATAACGACATGGTGGCACTGTTTCCAGACGTTATCGAATGTATGAATCTGCCGAGCTTGGAAATTAAGAAGAT gtgctttcttttcttggtcaaCTACTCGCGAATGAAACCCGACATTGCCTTGAAGGCACTGCCTATTCTCGTTAAC GATATGGAAGATACAAACCCACTTGTGCGAGCGCTGGCATTACGGACTATCTCATATGTCCACGTGCGGGAATTCGTCGAGGCGACTGTGCAACCTGTCAAGCGTTTAATGGGAGACATGGATCCCTATGTCCGCAAGACATCCGCTTTCTGTGTCGCAAAGCTCTATGAACATGATAGGAAAATGGTTGAGAGCTCCGACCTGATTGACAGGTTGAACCACATGTTGAAGGACGAGAACCCAACGGTTGTATCTAGTGTGCTTGCGTCTTTGAACGATATCTGGGGTCGGAGTGAGACTATCTCCCTGACCATCGACTACACAAGTGCATCGAAACTTGTCTCGATCCTGCCTGATTGCTCTGA GTGGGGCCAAACCTACATCCTTGAAGCCCTAATGTCATATGTTCCTCAGGATTCCGCAGAGGCGCTCTTGTTGGCAGAGCGAGTGGCCCCTCGTCTCTCACATTCCAACTCTGCAGTTGTTCTTACTTCCATCCGTGTCATTTTGTATCTCATGAACTATATTGCTGATGAGAGGCACGTCACTTCCCTCGCCAAGAAGTTATCACCACCTCTTGTCACCCTACTATCCAAACCACCAGAAGTACAGTATCTGGCGCTTCGAAATGCCATTCTGATACTGCAGAAGAGGCCCGAAGTTCTACGAAACGATATCCGGGTTTTCTTCTGTAACTACAACGATCCAATTTATGTCAAAGTGACCAAGCTGGAATTGATATTCATGTTAACGACGAAGGAAAACATCTCAGTCGTGTTGGCAGAATTGAGAGA GTATGCGACTGAAATCGATGTTCATTTCGTCCGTAAAGCTGTACGGGCCATCGGAAAATTGGCGATTAAAATCGAGTCTGCCGCCAAAGAATGCATCGACACTCTTCTCGAATTGGTCAACGCTAAAATCCCATACATTGTGCAGGAGGCGACTGTCGTCATTCGCAACATTTTCCGCAAGTACCCCAATCAGTATGAAAGCATTATCGGCCGTATCATTCAGAACATTGATGAGTTGGACGAGCCGGAAGCAAAGGCAGCTATTATCTGGATCATCGGACAGTATGCCGACCGCATTGAAAACTCAGACGGGCTTCTACAGGATTACCTAGCCACTTTCCACGACGAAACGGTTGAGGTACAACTAGCCTTATTAACGGCTACCGTCAAATTCTTTATTCAACGTCCAACAAAGGGCCAACAGTTGGTACCGCAAGTATTGAAATGGTGTACCGAGGAAACAGACGACCCCGACCTCCGAGACAGAGGCTACATGTACTGGCGTCTTCTATCGACAGACCCCGCGACCGCACGACAGGTTGTCATGGGCCAGAAGCCCCCGATCAGCGCAGAAAGCGAGAAGCTGGACTCTCGAACCCTAGAAGAGCTCTGCCTGAACGTCGGTACTCTCGCAACCGTTTACCTAAAACCAGTCCAGCAAGTCTTCCGCTCCGCACGTACACGACGGCTCCAATATAGCCCTGCCTTACAGAAACCCCGCAACGACGACGGAAGCAATGCCTGGCAATACCCAGTTAGCCCGTCCTCCGCTACCCCCGTTACCCCTACCTCGGCGGCAAACGGTGCAGCCCCGGCACCAGGCGACATGAATGCGGCAGTGAATGCGGCCGATTCCTACTTCAACAGCGTCGGTACCCAGCAGATGGCGGCGCTGGATCTCGGTGGTCGTGGGGATGGTATTGGAGGCGGTGGTGCGCCGCAGACGCAGTATATTGTCAGCCAAAATCAGCAACAGGTGTATCAGCCCCAGCTGGCTGGTGGAGCGGCTACGGGAGAGTTATTATTGTTGTAA
- a CDS encoding uncharacterized protein (predicted membrane protein) gives MATEPLNPVPPPQWAVALNSPAPQPSKAASRIPDPPGFSSSKVGGKNRTQQSTSTAASKSEDTDTLKLKKAWELAMAPSKQIPMNAIMMYMSGNSLQIFSIMMVFMLFKGPIQDLINTNTVFAKFDTESTRGKLLGVKAVYVLMQFVLLALGVWKVNAMGLLPNG, from the exons ATGGCTACTGAACCACTCAACCCTGTCCCTCCACCGCAATGGGCCGTGGCCTTGAACTCCCCTGCACCGCAACCTTCAAAAGCAGCATCCCGCATTCCCGACCCTCCAGGTTTCTCTAGCAGCAAAGTAGGAGGAAAGAAC CGCACGCAACAATCCACATCCACCGCCGCATCCAAATCCGAGGATACTGATAcgctgaagctgaagaaagcgTGGGAGCTTGCTATGGCACCTTCGAAGCAGATCCCCATGAACGCGATCATGATGTACATGTCCGGAAACAGCCTCCAAATCTTCAGTATTATGATGGTCTTCATGCTCTTCAAGGGACCCATCCAGGACTTGATCAATACGAACACGGTCTTTGCTAAATTCGACACGGAATCCACACGGGGAAAGCTGCTTGGGGTGAAAGCTGTTTATGTTTTGATGCAATTCGTGCTACTTGCATTGGGGGTGTGGAAGGTTAATGCGATGGGTCTTCTACC GAATGGCTAA
- the cwc25 gene encoding U2-type spliceosomal complex subunit CWC25 (predicted protein), which translates to MGGDLNLKKSWHPSLLRNQERVWSEEKRALEERKKVEQLRRERDEERQIQELQRLQEDSGKPRQHNRVDWMYQAPSSATGHYSEEMEGYLLGKRRIDGILLKHDDNKKLEKGADLMGAPAAAQPVVGTGNPRDMMTKVMADPLMEIRKREQAAYENAVKEAAVRGKVIARGEKEKERERERDRGHRRSRRYSDEEADSRRHRHRSHRHRSRSPASPERLSHRRRRDERDDRDRRDRDRDRERRSDRDRRDRDDRDYRSSRREDRDERHDRPSRRDSLRDRSPSPRADHRHSDRRRTDDRNNDYSRDHDRRDRPYRHNDRDRRDNRGPRDSYTRDRPNDAGAGDTNKAKELEEERKRKLAEMLNNADEMEDTRRQRIADVTAMEEKKREEDEKQRSEKGRFVAGLHRQLQEDNLDDRIKRSRGGLARMED; encoded by the exons ATGGGTGGCGATCTGAATCTCAAGAA ATCATGGCACCCCTCACTCTTGCGCAACCAAGAGCGCGTGTGGTCGGAGGAAAAACGCGCCCTCGAAGAACGCAAGAAAGTCGAGCAACTCCGCCGTGAGCGCGATGAAGAGCGCCAGATCCAGGAACTCCAGCGACTACAAGAAGACTCGGGCAAGCCGCGGCAGCATAATCGGGTCGACTGGATGTATCAAGCGCCGTCGAGCGCGACAGGCCATTACTctgaggagatggaggggtaCTTACTGGGCAAGAGACGGATTGATGGGATTCTCTTGAAGCACGATGATAAtaagaagttggagaagggggCGGATTTAATGGGTGCACCTGCTGCTGCGCAGCCGGTCGTTGGGACGGGGAATCCGAGGGATATGATGACGAAGGTTATGGCGGATCCGTTGATGGAGATTCGGAAGAGGGAGCAGGCGGCGTATGAGAATGCGGTTAAGGAGGCGGCTGTGAGGGGAAAGGTGATTGCTAGGggtgagaaggagaaagagagggagagggagagagatcgTGGACATAGGAGGAGCAGGAGGTacagcgacgaggaagcgGATTCACGgcgtcatcgtcatcgctCGCATCGGCATCGGTCTAGGTCTCCTGCTTCACCAGAGCGGTTGTCGCATCGGAGGCGCAGAGATGAGAGAGATGATCGGGACCGCAGGGATCGGGATCGGGATCGTGAGCGTAGGAGTGACCGGGATCGCAGAGATAGGGATGATAGGGATTATCGTTCGAGCAGACGCGAAGACCGTGATGAGCGGCACGATCGGCCCTCTCGCAGGGATTCGTTACGTGACAggtctccttctcctcgggcAGATCATCGTCATTCTGATAGGCGCCGCACGGATGACAGGAACAACGACTATTCCAGAGACCATGATCGGCGTGACAGGCCCTATCGTCACAACGACAGAGACAGAAGAGATAACAGAGGTCCCAGAGACTCGTACACTCGCGACCGTCCCAATGACGCCGGAGCAGGAGACACgaacaaagcaaaggaacTTGAAGAAGAGCGCAAGCGGAAGCTAGCAGAGATGTTGAACAATGCAGATGAAATGGAAGACACTCGTCGCCAACGGATTGCCGATGTTACGgctatggaagagaagaaacgtgaggaagacgagaaaCAGCGCTCAGAAAAGGGTAGATTTGTCGcaggtcttcatcgtcaGCTCCAGGAAGATAATCTGGATGATCGAATCAAGCGCAGTCGTGGTGGGCTTGCTCGGATGGAGGACTAA